A section of the Solitalea canadensis DSM 3403 genome encodes:
- a CDS encoding peroxiredoxin yields MSVLVGKKAPKFVAPAVINGEEIVEDFSLDQYIGKKHVLFFFYPKDFTFVCPTELHAFQEKLAEFEKRNVAVVACSTDTEQSHWGWLQLPKKQGGIEGVTYPIVADTAKTISTNYGVLAGEYQYNDEGYLTANGPMIAYRGLFLIDKEGVVRHQIVNDLPLGRNVDEAIRMVDALQYFEEKGEVCPANWKQGEKAMDATFTGVAEYFSEN; encoded by the coding sequence ATGTCAGTACTAGTTGGAAAAAAAGCTCCAAAGTTCGTTGCTCCTGCTGTAATTAACGGCGAGGAAATCGTTGAAGATTTTTCATTAGATCAATACATTGGCAAGAAGCACGTTTTGTTCTTCTTCTACCCTAAAGATTTTACTTTCGTTTGTCCTACTGAGCTTCACGCTTTTCAAGAGAAATTAGCTGAGTTCGAGAAACGTAACGTCGCAGTTGTTGCTTGTTCAACCGACACTGAACAATCTCACTGGGGATGGTTACAATTGCCTAAAAAACAAGGTGGTATCGAAGGTGTAACTTATCCTATCGTTGCAGATACAGCTAAAACCATTTCTACTAACTATGGTGTTTTAGCTGGTGAATACCAATACAACGACGAAGGTTATTTAACTGCAAACGGTCCGATGATCGCTTACCGTGGCTTGTTCCTTATCGACAAAGAAGGTGTTGTTCGTCACCAAATCGTAAACGACTTACCTTTAGGCCGTAACGTTGACGAAGCGATCCGCATGGTTGACGCTTTACAATACTTCGAAGAAAAAGGTGAAGTTTGTCCAGCTAACTGGAAACAAGGTGAAAAAGCAATGGATGCTACTTTCACAGGTGTTGCTGAGTACTTCTCAGAAAACTAA
- a CDS encoding SMP-30/gluconolactonase/LRE family protein has protein sequence MKKKFLLSIAILSVIGAMKCNAQGLETTVVQDLTEEHVFSQGIEGPAVDKAGNLYVVSFGKDGTIGIIKPGQKPELFIELPKGSTGNGIRFNKAGEMFVADYTGHNVLKINMKTKAVSVFAHEEKMTQPNDIAMSPSGILFASDPKWKDQTGQLWRIDKKGTVTLLEGNMGTTNGVEVSPDGKKLYVNESIQRNVWVYDLDKKGNISNKKLLYKFEDGGMDGMRCDKVGNLYIARYGKGEVAVLSPSGALIHTVKLKGKNPTNVTFGGPDRKTIYVTLQERGAVEYFRNSSAGRE, from the coding sequence ATGAAAAAGAAGTTTTTATTATCCATTGCCATCTTGTCGGTTATTGGTGCTATGAAGTGTAATGCACAAGGTTTAGAAACCACAGTAGTACAAGATCTAACAGAAGAGCATGTTTTCTCTCAAGGTATCGAAGGGCCTGCTGTTGATAAAGCCGGTAATTTGTATGTGGTAAGTTTTGGAAAAGATGGCACCATAGGAATAATTAAACCCGGACAAAAGCCTGAACTTTTTATAGAACTTCCTAAAGGTAGCACTGGAAATGGCATCCGTTTTAATAAAGCCGGAGAAATGTTTGTTGCCGATTATACAGGTCATAATGTTCTGAAGATAAATATGAAAACAAAAGCGGTTTCTGTGTTTGCTCATGAGGAGAAGATGACTCAACCAAATGATATAGCAATGAGCCCGTCGGGTATTTTATTTGCCAGTGATCCGAAATGGAAAGATCAAACCGGTCAATTATGGCGCATCGACAAGAAGGGAACGGTTACATTGTTAGAGGGCAATATGGGTACCACTAATGGTGTTGAAGTGTCGCCAGATGGCAAAAAGTTATATGTGAATGAAAGTATTCAACGCAATGTTTGGGTGTATGATCTTGATAAAAAAGGAAATATCTCCAATAAAAAACTGCTATATAAATTCGAAGATGGCGGAATGGATGGAATGCGTTGTGATAAAGTTGGGAATTTATACATCGCCCGTTATGGAAAAGGAGAAGTTGCTGTGTTAAGTCCGTCTGGAGCGTTGATACATACGGTTAAACTAAAGGGTAAAAATCCGACCAATGTTACATTCGGAGGTCCGGACCGTAAAACAATCTATGTTACATTGCAAGAGCGGGGCGCAGTTGAATATTTTCGAAATTCAAGCGCAGGAAGGGAATAG
- a CDS encoding RtcB family protein produces the protein MKTVIQSKELSKIGYKTDISRSLAINILSKHCKHQSKEELKKLLEDIIKQPELWRNNEIWSKLALHLSPENNGVISTAYDLYTDADAAPGKVYGSKYIDTTAKQQMNIALKLPVALQGALMPDAHAGYGLPIGGVLAANNAVIPYAVGVDIGCRMALTILNEDEKYVQRYAHQIKKAIEQHTHFGMDGGLAEPQYHEVLDSPLFKETELLRNLQSKAARQLGSSGSGNHFVEFGVIELFDNNELNIPAGKYTALLSHSGSRGLGAAIAMHYTQIAQQVCKLPREAKNLAWLDLDSETGQEYWLSMTLAGDYAKACHDRIHYNLSKALGLKPMVKVENHHNFAWKEQLEDGTNAIVHRKGATPAHKGQLGIIPGSMTTAGYLVSGMGAASAINSASHGAGRLMSRSKAKDSFTNSSLKKLLVEAGVSLIGGSTEESPLAYKDIESVMQMQEELVKIQGRFMPRIVRMNKD, from the coding sequence ATGAAAACTGTAATACAATCAAAAGAGCTAAGTAAGATCGGCTATAAAACAGACATAAGCCGGAGCTTAGCAATTAATATACTATCCAAACATTGTAAACATCAGTCCAAAGAGGAGCTGAAGAAACTATTAGAAGACATTATAAAACAACCGGAATTATGGAGAAATAATGAAATATGGAGCAAGTTGGCTTTACATCTTTCTCCTGAAAATAATGGAGTAATATCAACAGCATATGATTTATATACTGATGCAGATGCTGCACCAGGTAAAGTTTACGGCAGTAAGTACATTGACACTACAGCAAAGCAACAGATGAATATTGCCTTAAAGCTTCCAGTTGCACTACAAGGGGCATTAATGCCCGATGCTCATGCCGGCTATGGGTTGCCGATAGGTGGTGTATTAGCTGCAAACAATGCAGTAATACCTTATGCAGTTGGAGTTGATATTGGCTGTCGGATGGCGTTAACCATTCTTAATGAAGATGAAAAGTATGTTCAACGATATGCTCATCAAATTAAGAAGGCTATTGAACAACATACACATTTCGGTATGGATGGTGGTCTAGCGGAACCTCAATATCATGAAGTGTTGGATAGTCCATTGTTTAAAGAGACGGAATTATTGAGAAACCTCCAGAGCAAGGCGGCTCGTCAGTTAGGAAGTTCCGGTAGTGGAAATCATTTTGTGGAGTTTGGAGTAATTGAATTGTTTGATAATAATGAATTGAACATTCCTGCCGGAAAATATACCGCCTTGCTGTCTCATTCGGGATCAAGAGGCTTGGGTGCAGCTATCGCTATGCATTATACGCAGATCGCGCAACAAGTCTGTAAACTTCCGCGTGAAGCAAAGAACCTGGCATGGCTGGATTTGGATTCGGAAACCGGACAAGAATATTGGTTGAGTATGACACTGGCTGGAGATTATGCAAAAGCTTGTCATGATCGTATTCACTATAATCTTTCCAAAGCGTTGGGATTGAAACCGATGGTCAAAGTGGAGAATCATCACAACTTCGCATGGAAAGAGCAACTGGAAGATGGAACAAACGCAATTGTACATCGAAAAGGTGCCACACCTGCTCATAAAGGTCAGTTGGGGATTATTCCCGGCAGCATGACGACAGCAGGATATCTGGTAAGCGGCATGGGAGCTGCATCAGCAATTAATTCTGCTTCACATGGTGCTGGTCGTTTGATGAGTCGCTCGAAAGCAAAGGATTCGTTTACCAATTCTTCATTAAAAAAATTATTGGTAGAAGCTGGTGTTTCATTGATCGGAGGCTCAACGGAAGAGAGTCCTTTGGCCTATAAGGATATTGAATCAGTTATGCAGATGCAGGAAGAGCTGGTTAAAATTCAAGGGAGGTTTATGCCTCGTATTGTAAGAATGAATAAAGATTAA
- the prfH gene encoding peptide chain release factor H — MNNVIYLQLSSGRGPEECCRVVALLIPMIMRQAEQLNLEISVVDKEPGDINGTFHSALLMIKGDAVNTLATEWEGTIQWIAQSPYRKFHKRKNWFVSIKSFQPTKNEISEKGIEYKACRASGPGGQNVNKVETAVRATHTASGISVLTSDTRSQLQNKKLATERLQVKLFSWQLEKQMQAIQQQWEQHTNLQRGGAVKVIKEKL; from the coding sequence ATGAACAATGTAATATATCTGCAATTATCATCGGGCCGTGGTCCGGAAGAATGCTGTCGTGTGGTAGCCTTGCTTATACCGATGATCATGAGGCAGGCTGAACAGTTAAATCTGGAAATTTCTGTGGTTGATAAAGAACCGGGAGATATTAACGGAACTTTTCACTCAGCTTTATTAATGATTAAAGGTGATGCCGTTAACACATTAGCGACAGAATGGGAGGGAACAATTCAATGGATAGCTCAGAGTCCGTATCGTAAGTTTCATAAACGTAAGAATTGGTTTGTGAGTATAAAATCATTTCAACCGACAAAAAATGAAATAAGCGAAAAAGGTATTGAATATAAAGCCTGTCGTGCCTCTGGGCCGGGCGGACAAAATGTAAATAAGGTAGAAACGGCTGTAAGAGCTACCCACACTGCATCAGGAATAAGCGTATTAACTAGTGACACAAGGTCGCAACTTCAAAATAAGAAATTGGCGACAGAACGGTTACAAGTAAAGCTTTTTTCATGGCAGTTGGAAAAACAAATGCAAGCTATTCAACAACAATGGGAGCAACATACCAATTTGCAAAGAGGTGGTGCCGTGAAAGTAATTAAAGAGAAGCTGTAA
- a CDS encoding RNA ligase family protein, whose protein sequence is MSISTKYGRTYHYPFSPGTTSDDRINADYWENIKVMDTIVHTEKLDGENNCLSKYGVFARSHAAPTTSPWTQDIRMKWDLLKNDLGEIELFGENLYAVHSIQYQKLEHHYYVFAVRCMDTWLSWEEVKFYAALFDFPTVPELKIIEVSTLSAEQLKNDVLTLSQQNSSLLSFDIHTDTVCTCEGIVSRNTAGFSTTVFAENVFKYVRKGHVKTDEHWTRNWKRAKLKWEYS, encoded by the coding sequence ATGAGTATTTCAACAAAATATGGAAGAACCTATCATTATCCTTTTTCGCCGGGAACAACCAGCGATGACAGGATTAATGCTGATTACTGGGAGAATATAAAAGTTATGGACACCATTGTTCATACCGAAAAATTGGATGGAGAGAATAACTGTTTGAGTAAATATGGAGTATTTGCCCGGTCGCATGCAGCACCCACAACTTCACCTTGGACCCAAGATATCCGGATGAAGTGGGACTTGCTTAAAAATGATCTAGGCGAAATTGAATTATTTGGAGAGAATCTTTATGCCGTCCATTCAATTCAGTATCAAAAGCTCGAGCATCATTATTATGTGTTTGCTGTAAGGTGTATGGACACCTGGTTGAGTTGGGAAGAAGTAAAGTTTTATGCGGCTTTGTTTGATTTTCCAACCGTACCGGAATTGAAAATAATTGAAGTGTCCACACTTTCGGCAGAACAACTAAAGAACGATGTGTTAACGCTCTCTCAACAAAACAGCTCCTTGTTGTCATTCGATATTCATACGGATACCGTTTGCACGTGCGAAGGAATTGTTTCAAGAAATACAGCAGGGTTTAGTACTACTGTTTTTGCTGAAAATGTTTTCAAGTACGTCCGGAAAGGACATGTAAAAACGGATGAACACTGGACACGCAATTGGAAACGAGCAAAGTTAAAGTGGGAATATTCTTAG
- a CDS encoding AAA family ATPase, producing the protein MKSILYKDWNELELAYSWIRDMKNVPQDPIHHAEGDVAIHTQMVLQELMVDKDYQTLNESEKELLWCAALLHDVEKRSTTVIENDGRITSHGHARRGELSTREILFKEIPVDFVVREHVAALVRYHGLPLWILEKLDPLKSLLEASSRVNLRLLYLLAKADVLGRICSDKNEMLERVEFFKAFCIEQNCWDTSKQFANGHARFHYFNSESTAVDYVPFDDLKCEVILMSALPGMGKDHFIRKHFADYPVVSLDDIRRKHKIDPTDKAANGWVVQEAKEQARVYLRRSQSFVWNATNITRQMRSQQIDLFSTYQARIKIVYIETSYNQWLKQNKNRDFALPQQVMDKMLKKLEVPHVFEAHEVEYVIG; encoded by the coding sequence ATGAAATCAATACTATATAAAGACTGGAATGAGTTGGAATTGGCTTATTCCTGGATACGAGATATGAAGAATGTGCCACAGGATCCTATCCATCATGCGGAGGGAGATGTGGCAATTCACACGCAAATGGTTTTGCAGGAATTGATGGTGGATAAAGATTATCAGACATTAAATGAAAGTGAAAAAGAACTGCTATGGTGTGCAGCTTTGTTGCACGATGTAGAAAAACGATCAACTACAGTTATCGAAAATGATGGAAGAATAACTTCCCATGGGCACGCACGAAGGGGAGAGCTTTCGACAAGAGAAATTCTGTTTAAAGAAATTCCTGTTGATTTTGTTGTTCGAGAACATGTTGCAGCTTTAGTGAGGTATCATGGTTTGCCATTGTGGATATTAGAAAAGCTTGATCCTTTGAAAAGCCTGTTAGAAGCATCGAGTAGGGTAAATTTGCGTTTGTTATACCTATTGGCTAAAGCTGACGTATTAGGTCGGATCTGCAGCGATAAAAATGAAATGCTGGAAAGGGTTGAGTTTTTTAAGGCCTTCTGCATTGAACAAAATTGTTGGGATACCTCAAAACAGTTTGCCAATGGCCATGCAAGGTTTCATTATTTTAACTCAGAAAGTACCGCTGTTGATTATGTACCATTTGATGATTTAAAATGTGAAGTAATTTTAATGAGTGCATTGCCGGGTATGGGTAAAGATCATTTTATAAGAAAACACTTTGCAGATTATCCGGTAGTAAGTCTGGATGATATCCGAAGAAAGCATAAAATCGATCCCACGGATAAAGCTGCTAATGGATGGGTGGTGCAAGAAGCTAAAGAACAAGCACGAGTATATTTAAGGAGGTCGCAATCATTTGTTTGGAATGCTACTAACATTACCCGTCAAATGCGTAGCCAGCAGATCGATTTGTTTTCAACCTATCAGGCAAGAATCAAAATCGTATATATTGAGACCTCTTACAATCAGTGGCTCAAACAAAATAAAAACAGAGATTTTGCATTGCCTCAACAAGTGATGGATAAAATGCTGAAGAAATTGGAAGTGCCACATGTTTTTGAGGCACATGAAGTTGAGTATGTAATAGGTTAA
- a CDS encoding tRNA-binding protein — MITYHDFEKVEMRVGTIIEAEEFPKANNPSYKLTIDFGPLGIKRSSAQITHLYNPETLVGQQVIAVVNFPPKQIANFISECLVLGTLGDQKVITLLQPEQKVENGLRIA, encoded by the coding sequence ATGATCACCTATCACGACTTTGAAAAAGTAGAGATGCGCGTTGGAACCATAATTGAAGCTGAAGAGTTTCCGAAAGCAAACAATCCATCTTATAAATTAACCATTGATTTTGGGCCTTTAGGAATTAAGCGTTCATCAGCTCAGATAACACATTTGTACAATCCAGAAACACTTGTGGGACAACAAGTAATCGCTGTAGTTAATTTCCCACCTAAACAAATTGCCAATTTTATTTCTGAATGTTTAGTATTGGGAACACTGGGCGATCAGAAGGTGATCACTCTTTTGCAACCCGAACAGAAAGTAGAAAACGGCTTACGAATCGCATAA
- a CDS encoding outer membrane beta-barrel protein produces MKYILRTICVMGICCLFTAQVMAQRYYTNFSWNTSLPMGTTKDFTDKFSVRGVSFEWGGFIKPQVSAGVSVGWNVFYEQKGRSTYTFDNGLAVTGSPYNYINAIPIIFKGHYHFKDPATNKTAPYFGVGVGTTWQKRNTDFGLNSYYSDGWMFGLFPEVGLNYQINPYSGINFNVRYNYNFETGDVSELSFFGFNIGYVYKY; encoded by the coding sequence ATGAAATATATACTTAGAACAATTTGTGTTATGGGCATATGCTGCTTGTTTACAGCACAAGTAATGGCCCAAAGATATTATACAAACTTCTCATGGAACACGTCACTGCCTATGGGAACCACTAAAGACTTTACCGATAAATTTAGCGTCAGAGGCGTAAGCTTTGAATGGGGTGGTTTTATTAAACCACAAGTTAGTGCAGGTGTTAGTGTTGGGTGGAATGTCTTTTACGAACAAAAAGGTCGTTCAACCTACACATTTGATAATGGATTAGCGGTTACCGGAAGCCCTTACAATTATATCAACGCTATTCCGATTATTTTTAAAGGACATTACCATTTTAAAGACCCCGCAACCAATAAAACAGCTCCTTATTTTGGCGTTGGTGTTGGTACTACCTGGCAAAAACGAAATACTGATTTTGGGCTTAACTCTTATTACAGTGATGGCTGGATGTTTGGGCTATTCCCTGAAGTTGGACTTAATTATCAAATCAATCCTTATAGTGGTATTAATTTTAATGTTCGTTACAACTACAACTTTGAAACTGGTGATGTAAGCGAGTTAAGCTTTTTTGGCTTTAATATTGGCTACGTTTACAAGTATTAA
- a CDS encoding DUF4136 domain-containing protein, with translation MNKNFYLAKFGLCACVSACALLLNSCYPNGADNIEELDVVATVPKKDYNFKQNKTYTLPTRIPIVKDSKPSEADTLPAAVSQPILAEIRSQLSAYGYTEVVPGGAGVPDVAITTYALQTTYVGAYYPYWWDYWGYWPWGSWGYPWGPGWYPSGIYYYSYDTGSLLINISTPDGRAGEINTIWLGAVKGVLNGTTSNVQRATAGIDQAFQQSPYLKTN, from the coding sequence ATGAATAAGAATTTTTACCTCGCCAAATTTGGCCTGTGCGCTTGTGTCTCTGCATGCGCACTGCTCCTAAACTCGTGCTACCCGAATGGAGCTGACAATATCGAGGAACTTGATGTTGTTGCCACTGTACCTAAAAAAGATTATAACTTTAAACAGAACAAGACCTATACACTTCCGACAAGGATACCTATTGTAAAGGATTCTAAACCCAGTGAAGCTGACACCCTCCCTGCAGCGGTATCGCAGCCCATCCTTGCAGAAATAAGAAGTCAATTGTCTGCATACGGTTATACAGAGGTGGTACCCGGAGGTGCAGGAGTTCCCGATGTTGCTATAACCACTTACGCTCTTCAAACAACCTATGTTGGTGCTTATTACCCTTACTGGTGGGACTACTGGGGTTATTGGCCATGGGGTTCATGGGGTTATCCTTGGGGACCAGGTTGGTATCCTTCCGGTATCTATTATTACTCTTATGACACTGGTAGTTTGTTAATTAACATTAGCACACCTGACGGCAGAGCCGGCGAGATTAATACTATTTGGCTGGGTGCCGTAAAAGGAGTACTTAATGGTACCACTTCTAATGTTCAACGTGCAACAGCCGGAATTGATCAGGCCTTTCAACAGTCACCTTATCTAAAAACTAATTAA
- a CDS encoding carboxypeptidase-like regulatory domain-containing protein, with amino-acid sequence MRKKSTDFMKFLAVILLTLCVTVLKGQGLLSGKVYDREKAKPLEYAQIWNKTQSYQVSSDRDGNYKIYAIAGDTILFSALGFETQKLIIDKSLNFFNKNIYMQTRSFSLPEVLVSGKKSFKADSVERREDYASAYNYKDKTTGNLIGTAIFHPLSFIEYLYSGKKRENTRKFQKRLIDYEQQKFIDNYYNPEVVGKIAKITDEKELDAFIRYSRPDYAFLKSANQYDLYYYITSSYKKFKDAGSPVDSVQVER; translated from the coding sequence ATGAGAAAAAAATCGACCGATTTTATGAAATTTTTAGCTGTTATTCTATTAACTCTTTGTGTTACAGTTTTAAAAGGACAAGGATTATTGTCGGGTAAAGTGTATGACAGAGAAAAGGCAAAACCGTTAGAGTATGCCCAAATTTGGAATAAAACACAGAGCTACCAAGTATCGAGCGATAGGGATGGAAACTACAAGATCTATGCGATAGCCGGAGATACTATTTTGTTTTCAGCTTTAGGTTTTGAAACACAAAAATTGATCATTGATAAATCGTTAAACTTCTTCAATAAGAATATTTACATGCAAACCCGTTCTTTTTCTTTGCCAGAAGTATTGGTTTCGGGTAAGAAATCGTTCAAAGCTGATTCAGTAGAGCGACGGGAAGATTATGCAAGCGCTTATAATTATAAAGACAAAACCACCGGTAATCTTATCGGAACGGCCATCTTTCATCCTTTATCATTTATAGAATATTTATACAGTGGGAAAAAGCGGGAGAATACTCGTAAATTTCAAAAGCGTTTGATCGATTATGAGCAACAGAAATTTATCGATAACTATTATAATCCGGAAGTTGTAGGGAAAATTGCTAAAATAACTGACGAAAAAGAATTAGATGCTTTTATTAGATACAGCCGTCCTGATTATGCTTTTCTTAAATCGGCAAATCAGTATGATCTGTATTATTACATCACCAGCAGCTATAAAAAATTTAAAGATGCAGGCTCTCCTGTAGATTCGGTGCAGGTAGAGCGATAG
- a CDS encoding polysaccharide deacetylase family protein, with the protein MYPVKTPYLIKKLYPSLTWNLNRAEKVLYITFDDGPIPEVTPFVLEVLNKYNAKATFFCIGDNVRKHPEIFEQVKAHGHSIGNHTFNHLNGWHTKTGAYLKNIEKCNELISTQLFRPPYGKIRPTQILDLKKDYKIIMWDVLSGDFDLKLSPQDCLKNVLQHTESGSIIVFHDSLKAEPRLRHVLPLALEYWSKEGYEFRAL; encoded by the coding sequence ATGTATCCGGTAAAAACACCTTACTTAATTAAGAAACTATATCCATCGTTGACCTGGAACTTAAACAGGGCCGAAAAAGTTTTATACATTACCTTTGATGATGGTCCGATTCCGGAGGTTACTCCATTTGTTTTGGAGGTTCTAAATAAGTACAATGCAAAGGCTACTTTTTTTTGTATTGGTGATAATGTGCGTAAACATCCGGAGATTTTTGAGCAAGTAAAAGCACATGGCCATTCCATCGGTAATCATACCTTTAATCATTTGAATGGATGGCATACTAAAACCGGAGCTTATTTGAAGAATATTGAAAAATGCAACGAACTGATTAGCACCCAACTATTCAGACCTCCTTATGGTAAAATCAGGCCAACTCAGATTCTTGACTTAAAAAAGGATTATAAAATCATTATGTGGGATGTACTTAGTGGTGATTTTGACCTTAAACTTTCTCCTCAGGATTGTTTAAAAAATGTACTTCAACATACTGAAAGTGGCTCCATTATCGTTTTTCACGACAGCCTGAAAGCGGAACCCAGACTGCGCCATGTATTGCCATTGGCATTAGAGTATTGGAGTAAAGAGGGGTATGAGTTCAGGGCTTTGTAG
- a CDS encoding sensor histidine kinase — translation MTSKRFEIILIGRVLLLFLTICAAAWLWVKFQNWYVGLVLVIAVFQVVAIIRYINRINAELRDFIGAVKYRDFSQNYAVKNAPASVYVLRQAFNDVGRAFNELNIEKETQYRYLQTIMEIVDTGILLFDDDGQVKWMNEAVKKMFNLPELKSIEGLKSRNDDLKEIIETLTPGKNKLLEIDTGHFPIKVVSSTMRFRLNGKTQSMFVFKNVNEAVQETEMQTWQKLLRTITHEIMNSVAPIASLAETLKKRLSTINSEGGFDSSDNEAIEDIELMVDVIRKRSDGLLKFTETYRSLSKITVPALSIIHVKDLFNHLNQLLSPDLKQKGIKITTELRDPGLKLDVDVSLIEQVLINLIINAADAVKDRSEPQIKLISYINESNHSVIEVIDNGIGIPAHIRDQIFIPFFTTRKNGSGIGLSLSRQIMQLHKGSIVVDSREGEGSIFRLIFN, via the coding sequence ATGACATCTAAACGCTTTGAGATAATTTTAATCGGCCGCGTTCTACTGTTATTTTTAACGATTTGCGCCGCAGCCTGGCTTTGGGTAAAATTTCAGAATTGGTATGTGGGATTGGTGTTGGTTATTGCTGTTTTTCAGGTTGTGGCAATCATCCGTTATATTAATCGGATCAATGCTGAACTTCGTGATTTTATTGGTGCGGTGAAATACCGAGACTTCAGTCAGAATTATGCAGTAAAAAATGCACCTGCCTCTGTTTATGTATTGCGCCAGGCCTTTAATGATGTCGGAAGAGCATTCAATGAACTAAATATTGAGAAAGAAACGCAATACCGCTACCTGCAAACTATCATGGAAATTGTGGATACAGGTATTCTGTTGTTTGATGATGATGGACAGGTGAAGTGGATGAATGAGGCGGTAAAAAAGATGTTTAACTTGCCTGAACTCAAGAGTATTGAGGGGTTAAAAAGTCGCAATGATGATCTGAAGGAAATCATTGAAACCTTAACACCTGGTAAGAATAAACTACTGGAGATTGATACGGGTCATTTCCCTATAAAAGTGGTCTCTTCAACCATGCGTTTCCGATTAAATGGAAAAACTCAATCAATGTTTGTCTTTAAAAATGTGAATGAAGCAGTACAGGAAACGGAGATGCAAACATGGCAAAAGTTGCTTCGGACCATTACTCATGAGATCATGAATTCGGTTGCTCCTATTGCTTCTTTAGCAGAAACATTGAAAAAACGTTTATCTACCATTAACAGTGAAGGTGGTTTTGATAGTTCGGACAATGAAGCAATTGAGGATATTGAACTTATGGTTGATGTAATTCGGAAGCGTAGTGATGGATTACTGAAATTTACAGAAACCTATCGAAGTTTGAGCAAGATTACTGTTCCTGCATTAAGTATTATTCATGTGAAAGATCTTTTTAATCACCTGAATCAATTATTAAGTCCGGATCTAAAGCAGAAAGGGATTAAAATCACCACTGAACTTCGCGATCCTGGATTGAAGCTGGACGTGGATGTTTCCTTAATTGAACAGGTGCTGATTAATCTTATTATTAATGCTGCTGATGCCGTAAAAGACCGATCAGAACCTCAGATAAAATTAATCTCCTATATTAACGAAAGCAATCATTCGGTTATTGAGGTTATTGATAATGGTATTGGTATACCCGCCCACATTCGTGACCAGATATTTATTCCTTTCTTCACCACAAGAAAAAATGGCTCGGGCATCGGCTTGAGTTTATCTCGACAAATCATGCAATTGCATAAAGGCTCTATCGTTGTGGATTCCAGAGAAGGAGAAGGCAGCATATTCCGTTTGATATTTAATTAA